Part of the Streptomyces sp. NBC_00457 genome, CTTCCGTCTGGCGCTGCACGACGGGAAGCGCCGGACCGGGCGCGGATCCGGTGCCTGACGCGGGGTGCGGGGCCGGCCTACCCTCCGCCAACGGTGTTGCCGTGGACGGCATTTCGCTCAGCGGGGCGCCAAGAGGAGCGCGGCTGCCCGTGCGTGTGGCGGCACGCTGTACGGGCGCCGTCGTCCCGGCCGCCGGTGCGGAGGGAGCCGCGGACGCGTCAGGGGCTGGGCGCGGGTCGGGCGCGGCCGGTCGCAGGGCGGGGACGCGGCGCACGGGTCCGGCCTGGCGCCGGGCGACGGTCAGCCGGGGCCCCACCGGGCGGGGCTGGACGGCCACGTCGGACGGCCGTGACTCCGTCGCCGCGCGCTGGACAGCCGGTCCGGAAGTCGTACGACCCCCCGAACCTCCCGGCGACCGGGACGCGCTCCCGGAGTCCGGCCCGGGCACGCCGGCCGTCGCACCCGGGACCACCGCGACCCGTCGTACCAGCGGAATCTCCGGAGCGCCGGCCGACCGGCCGGTGTCGGCAGGCGTCACGACGGCGGGAGCTCCCGGCTCCGCAGCCCGTTGGACAGCGGGAGCCGGCGAGGAGAGTACGGCGGGAGAATCCGCGGACGTGATGCCACGGGTGCGCGGAGCGTCGGCCGAACGTCCCTGCCCCGCACCGCTGTTGTCGGCGGAACGCTGAACCACCGGCCCAGCCCCGGAGGGCGCCGAGCGGGACGTCGTACCGGAAGAACCAGAACCGGACGAACCCGAACCCTGGCCCCCGCCGCCCAAGTCCCCCGCATCCGCCCCCTCCGGCCGCACCGCCCGAAGCAGCAGCGGTCCCCCGCCGGCGCGCGTGGGCTGGGGAGCGGCCTGGCGGGTGACCCCGCTGACCACGCCGGTCGGAGCCGTCGGCAGCAGGGCGTGGCCGAGGCCGTTGTCGAAGGAGGGGTTCTGCCAGGAGGCCAGGCCCGCGCGGAAGGTGAGGCCGTCGCTCACGCCGAGCGAGGCACGGGCGACGGTGAGCGGCGGCGGGGCGGTGCGGCGCCAGCCGCCGTCCCAGTCGCCGGGCACGGAGGAGCCGGAGGCACCGGCACCGGACGTGCCCCCGCCGTCACCCGACGCACCTGGGACAGACCCGGACGAATCGCCGGAGCCGGACAGGCCGCTCTGCCCGGCGCCGGAGCCGTCCGCTCCGGCGGCCCGGCGACGCAGCCTGTCCCGCCATGCCATGTGCTCAACCGCCTTCGTTCATGCGGGTGTTGATACGGGCGATCTCGGCCACCCACTGCTGGCGTTCGCCGTGGGTCAGGTCGAGGATCTCCTCGCGTTGCCAGTGGAAGTGATAGGCGATGTACGCGATCTCCTCCCGGAGCCGGGGAAGGGCGTACGTCACGATTCCCCCAGGCGCCCACCCGAGAGGTCGACCTCGAAGCCGCCCTCGCAGTGCGGGCAGGTGACCGCCGCGCGGGTGTGGCCCTCGCTGTTGACGCGGCGGTAGAAGTCCTGGAGGAACGCCACGTCGGTGGCGTACATCCGCTCCACGACCCCGGCATGCACATCGGTGATGTTGCCGAGCCGGGTGATCACCTGGCTCAGCAGCACCACGCTCAGGTACGCCGGGTTCTCCTTGACCCGCAGGTCGATCTGGGGCCGCAGTTCGTCGCGGGCGGTGGCCAGGCGCATCGAGCCGTGCCGGTGCACCGTGCCCTCGTCGTCGACGTACCCGCGCGGAAGTTCGAACTCGAACTCCGTGCGCAGCCCGTGGTCCTCGCGGCGCGGCGGGGCGGCGGCCGGGGTGGCCGCCGCCTGCTCCGACGCCGAGGCGGGCGCCGTGGCCTGGAGGATCTCGTCCAGGTTGCCCGCCGTCACCGTACGGCGCCTCATTCGACGACGATCTCCTCGAACGTGATCGTGACGGACTCGGTGGCCGGCGACGACTCGCCCGCCTTCAGCGAGGGGCCCTCCCACTTGGAGGCCCAGCCCTGCATCAGCTGGATACGGCGGACCGTATTGCCCTCGGTGTCCTTGATCTCGATGGTCAGGTTCTGCCGCGCGGTGTTGACGGCGCCGTTGTTCAGCGTCTCCTTGATCCACTTGGTGAACTCGCTGCTCTGGTCGAGTCCCCGGGTGATCGTGATCTCACCGGCCTGGCGCGCGCCGGGCTGCTTGCGGATGATCTGCTTGCCCTGGTCGCTGACCTGCTTGACCTCGACGACCTCCTCCTCGACGGTCAGTCCGCTGATCTCCTGGATCGACTCGACCAGGTAGCCACCGAGCTGCACGCCGAAGACGTGGGTGGAAAGAGCATCGCCCGTTGCCATGACTGTCTGTCACCTTTCCTTGAGGACCCGGCGGGTCACTCGTCGATGAGGCTGGTGCTGTCGGAGAACTGGGCCAGCCGGAAGACCACGAACTCGGCCGGCTTGACCGGCGAGACGCCGATCTCGCAGACGACCCGGCCCTGGTCGATGGACTCCTGCGGGTTGTTGTCGCGGTCGCACTTCACGTAGAACGCCTCTTCGGCGGTGCGGCCGAACAGCGCGCCCCGGCGCCATTCCTCCTGGAGGAACGCCGTGACGTTGCGGCGGATGCTCGCCCACAGCCGGTCGTCGTTCGGCTCGAAGACCACCCACTGGGTGCCCAGGAGGATGGACTCCTCCAGGTAGTTGAACAGGCGGCGCACGTTCAGGTAGCGCCAGGCCGGGTCGGAGGAGAGGGTGCGGGCACCCCAGATCCGGATGCCGCGGCCGGGGAAGGCCCGTACGCAGTTCACGCCGATCGGGTTCAGCAGGTCCTGCTCGCCCTTGCTGAGCCGGATCTCCAGGTCGACCGCGCCGCGGATGACCTCGTTGGCGGGCGCCTTGTGCACACCGCGCTCGCCGTCGCTGCGCGCCCACACACCGGCGACGTGACCGCTCGGCGGGACGGTGGTGTTGCGGCCCACGGCCGGGTCGAAGACCCGCACCCACGGGTAGTAGAGGGTGGCGTAGCGGGAGTCGTAGCCCGCCTCGTCGTTGCGCCAGGTGCGCACCTGCTGGGCGGAGAGCCCGGGCGGGCTGTCCAGGACGGCGACGCGGTCGCCCATCTGCTCGCAGTGCGAGATCACGGCGAGCTGCACGGTGCGCACGCCCTCGGCGTCGATGTCGCCGCGCTGGTAGGCGCTCATCAGGTCCGGCACCGCGACCATGGTGATCTCGTCGATGGTCTCCAGGCCGCCGAAGCCGGTGCGGGCCGCGGAGTCGCCGACGTACTCGGCGGGGTTCAGTCGGGCCACCTCGCCGGCGCCGTTCGTGGCGGGGGCGCCCGGCGCGTCGGGGACCGCCAGGGTCTGCGTGGCGGGCTTGGTCTGGGTGGCGCCGCGCTGCTCGGTGACCTCGATCAGCTTGGAGGCGCGGGCCTGGTTGACCAGGTAGCCCTTGACGTTCTTGCGGGTGGAGGCGTCGTACGTCTCCACGACCTCGTCGCCCCTGCGGACCAGCAGCTTGAAGCGGTCCTCCGGCGGGTTCTCGCCGCCCGCGTCGGCGACCTCCACCGACACTCCGGTCACGCCCGGCTTGGCCGCGACCAGGAAGCCGCCCAGCTCGATCGGCTCCACGGCCCTGGCGTCCCGCTTGCCCCGGGCGCCGTTCGCCGACGGGGCGGAGGCGTCCTCGGCGGAGCCGCCGATGCGCACCACGTAGGCTGCGCCGCCGCCGTTGGAGAAGTACCCGTAGACCGCGTGGGCCAGATAGGTGCCCTCGGTGAAGCCACCGAACTCCTGGGTGTACTGGTCCCAGCTGGTGACCAGCGTCGGCGCGTGGAAGGGGCCGCGCTCGGCGAACCCGACGAACGCGGCGACGGCGGTGCCGACCCCTTCGATCGGTCGAGCACCGGACTGCACCTCCTCCACGTATACGCCCGGGGTGAGGTACGTCGGCATGTTCGCTCCTTAGCGTCCTTGCTTGTCACCTGTGTCCAGGCCGAGTCTGCGGGGACGGGTGGGGCAGGTGACAGGGACCCGGGGACCTGGCCGGGGGCAGGCCCGCTGCCTTTCCGTACCTCCCGCACGGACCGTCCGGACATCCCCCGCCTTTGCCCTCACACTGCCCGTGCGGTCCTGGACGCCCGGTCGGCGCGTGCGGTCCACTGGGGGACGCAGCAGGCGTGCGCCGAACGAGGAGGCAGTAGATGCAGAGGTCCGGACGGCGCACCGAGGGGACCGAAGCCGAGCGGCCGGTGCGGGGCACGCCCGCCGCCCGACGCGATACACCCCCGGCCGGCGCCGCCGTCCCGCCCCCGCTCACCGCCGGCGTGCTGCGGGCGGCGCAGGGCAGCGCGGGCAACGCAGCGGTCACCGGCATGATCGCCCGCCGCGCCCGCCCCGCGCCCGCCCCGGAGCAGTTCGACAGCGTCGACACCGAGGTGCCCAAGGTCCTGAACTCGGGCGGCACACAGTTCTCGGGGCCGGTCCGCCAGGAGATGGAGTCCCGCTTCGGCACCGACTTCTCCGACGTACGCCTGCACACCGGCGCCGCCGCCGGCCGCTCGGCCCGCGCCATCGGCGCCCGCGCCTACACCTCCGGCAGCCATGTCGTCCTCGGCCCCGGTGGCACCGACAAGCACACCCTGGCCCACGAGTTGACGCACGTCGTCCAGCAGCGTCGGGGCCCGGTGTCGGGCACGGACCACGGCAACGGCCTGAAGCTCTCCCACCCGTCGGACTCGTTCGAAAAGGCCGCCGAGTCCAACGCCCACAAGGTCATGAGCGGGCCCGTGCCGGTGGCCCGCGCCGTCGACGGGCATGACCACGGGCACCACGAGGCGGACGGGCATGACCACGGGCACGGCGAGGTGCACCGCTCGGCCGAACCGGACGCCGTACAGCGTCTGGTGGGCTTCGAGGTGGAGCTGAGCGTGCCGAGCTTCGGTGCGCACGCCACGACGGGGCTGAACCCGGTCGACGGGCGGCAGCCCGCCCCGGAGCTCGGCGCGTTCTTCCACGGCGGATTCCCCTACGCGGCCACCGTGATGAGCGAACAGAACCTGACCATCCTCACCGACCACAACTCGCTCGCCCGCCGAGTCCGCGTCCTGCACGCGGTGCTCGCCGAGCTGACCGGGTCGGACGGGAACCCCGTCGTGACCGGGCAGCTCGCCTCGTCGATGAGCAACCTCGAGTACGTCACCGCTCCGTTCGACGAGATGGCGCCGGGGTCCGACGCCGCGGTCAAGAAGGTCGCCGAACGTATCGACGAGCACGTCAACGCGATCTTCCGGCAGGACCCGGTGCACAACCTCTTCACCGTGCCGGGTTCGCCCATGGCCGGGACCGGCACCCCGCTGGCCGCCCTGAAAGCGTGGCTGGGCCCGGACCTGTTCGACCACCCCAAGGTGCAGACGGCCATCGCGGCCTTCCAGTCCGACATCAAGGCGGAGATGTACCTCCAGGCCACCCTCGGCGTGCTGCCGTCCGGGATGCCGTCGCTCTACAGCTTCCAGGCCAACGACGTCAGCCACGAGTCCCGGCGGGCCGCCGGCAAGGAGCACATCGCCGACGGCTGGCACGACGCCGCCGCCGCCGTCAACCGCTCAGTGCAACGGCTGCGTTCCGACGTCGTGCCGAAGCTCGTGCCCGACCTTGGGGGCGGCGACCAGGAGGCCCTGACCGGCACCCTCGCGCTCGGTCTGTCCTACGCCATCGGCTCGGCGATGATCGAGGCCGGGGTACGCGGGCCCACCGCCTCCACGAAGAACGCCGTGCCGTTCCTGCTCAAGCTGGCCAATCTCGGGGCCATCCGGAAGCAGGCCACCACCGACACGCTGCGCGCGAAGGACATCGCGCCGGAGGTGATCGGCGAACTCGCCGAGTGGATGCACAGCCAAATCCCCGAGACCGGTGTCGGGCACTGGGAAAAGCTTCTGGACAAGTACCCGGACAACACGCCGAACCCGGCCGGGCCGGCGTACGGCCACGGGCACACCGGCGTCCGGAACACCGCGGGCATGCTGCACAGCCTGCTCAACGGCGACGAGACCTTCCCGGTGATCGCGCCCGGCAAGGCACTGCCGAAGGCGGACGAGCCCAATGCCGCGATCGTGCCTCACATCGGTGGCCAGAAGGGCGCGCCCCTCGAGATGCGCTGGCTGACCAAGCGGGCCAACAGCCCCGGACAGCTGTGGGGCATGTTCAAGACGATCATGGACGAGGCCCGCAAGGCCAACCTGGCGACGGTCCCCACGGCACAGAGCAAGCAGATCTGGGAGGCGGCCACCGACCTGGGGGCGGCGCCGGCCGCGGGACGGCGGGGGGCGCACGAAGCCGAGCTCATGGACATGTGACGACGTGCGGTGCCCTCGTCAGGCACCCACGGCGTCCGCCATGTACGGCCCGAACTCGCCCTCCAGGACCAGCCGTCCGAGCTTGCGGTACTCCTGCGCGACCGCCGTCACCACTTGCCGCATGGTGAGCGGGTCGCCGGATTCCGCGGCGAGGTAGGCGGCGGTGACCGCGCAGGCCCGGATGGAGCCGCCGGCGAGTTCGAAGCGGTCCGCGCAGAAGGCGAGGTCCAGGTCGTCGGCGCGGGGCAGCCGGTCGCCCAGGCACCGGTCCCACAGGGCGAGGCGGTGGCCGGCGTCGGGCACGGGGAAGTCCGCGACGACGTCCAGGCGGCGGGTGAACGCCTCGTCCAGGTTGGCCCGCAGGTTGGTGGTGAGCACCGCGATGCCGTCGAACGACTCCATGCGCTGGAGCAGGTACGCCGACTCGATGTTGGCGTGCCGGTCGTGGGCGTCCTTCACCTCCGAGCGCTTGCCGAAGATCGCGTCGGCCTCGTCGAAGAGCAGCACCGCGTTGACCGCGGAGGCCTCGGTGAAGATCCGTTCCAGGTTCTTCTCGGTCTCGCCGATGTACTTGTCCACAACTGTGGACAGGTCCACCACATACAGATCCATGCCCAGATCCGCGGCGACGACCTCCGCGGACATGGTCTTGCCGGTGCCGGACTCGCCCGCGAACAGCGCGATCACACCGCGTCCCCGGCCACCACCGGGCCGCATCCCCCACTGCCCGAGCACCTGCTCACGATGGCGGGCCCGCAACGCGAGCTCCCGCAACCGCCGGTGGGTGGTGGGCGGAAGCACCAGATCGTCCCACCCGACCCCCGGCTCCACCCGCCGCGCCAGCCGGTCCAACCCCGCCCCGTTCTGCGCGCGTACGGCAGCCCGCACATCGTCGGGCCGCACCGCACGCCCCGCCAGAGCAGCCGTACGCACCGCCACATCAGCGGCCCGCCGCAACTGCCCGGCATCCAGCCGATGCGCGGCAACGGCCGCCGCGAGCTCCTCGGCGTCGCCGGCCGCGGCACCATCTCCGGCGGCCCGGGCGAACGCACCGGCGTCACCGGCCGTGACGCCATCGCCGGCGGCCCGGGCGAACGCGCCGACATCCCTGACTGTCGCACCACCCCCGGCAGCTCGGGCGAGCCTGTCGGCGTCGCCCGGCGCGGAACCGTCTCCGGCGATCCTCGCCAGGCCGCCCGTCGTGGAGTCGCCCCCGGCGGTCGGAGCGAACCCGGTGACGCCCCCGGTTGCCGAGCCGTTGCCGACCGCCCGTTCCAGGGCGTGGCGCCAGCGCACGGCCTGGCGTTCGGGGGAGGGTGCTGGGACGGTCAGGGTGACGGGGGTGTCGGATGCCCATTCCGGGGACCAGCCGCCGGCGCCGTGTGTGAACAGGGGGATGCCGCGCAGGGCGGCGCACAACGTCCAGAGGGTGCGGGCCCGTTCGGCGGGTTCGGCGGGCAGTGATTCCAGTGGGCCCAGGACGACGCCGGCGCCGGTCAGGCGGGCTTCGCGGGCGGTCGCCCGGGCCAGCTCCGGCACCTCGGCGGGGCGCCGGGCGAGTGCCACCGCGTCCAGGGCGAGCGGGCGCAGTCCGGCCGCGTGCAGGGCGGCGGCGGCGAGTCCCTCGGCGTCGCCGCCGCGGCTGCGCAGATGGACGAGACCGACGCCGGTCATCGCCGCGGCGGCCGTCAGGTGGACCTCCGCCTCCTCGGCGGTCGGGTCCTCCCGTGCCTCGGCCAGCACCCCGGCGAGCCGGGCGTCCGGCTGCGCGCTGCCCAGCAGATGCGCGGTGACCCGGTCGGGGACCACCAACACCCGGGACAGCGGCGGCCGTTCCGGCTCGGTGACCTCCACCAGACCGCCCTCGATCAGCGGCGCTCCGGGGGCCAGCCGGAACCGGTCGGGCCCCGCGCCGGTGAGCCCGCACAGCTCCAGGGCGAGCCCCACCGTGGGCCGGCGGCGTGTCAGGTCGTCGTTGAGATAGCCGTAGAGCCGCTCGAACCGCGCGTCCAGATCCGGCGCCACCGCGACCAGCAGCAGGTCCAGATCGAGGGCGGACAGGCCGAACCGCCGCGCCAGCGCGTCGAGTACGGAACCGGCCGGCGGCTGCCAGGGCTCCTCCCCGGGTACGTCGAGACCACCCGGCTCGTCCAGGATCCGCGCCGCCGCCTCGGGCGTCAGGTACTGCCCCCGGTACGGATCGTCAGGATCCGGATCCCCGGCCCGCCGCACCCCCACCGCATGCCGCACCCGCTCCTCGACCGCCCGAAGTCGCGCCCACAGGGGGTCGATGGCGGCGGGGAGGGGTTCGACGGCGGGGTCGGCCACGACGTCCGGTTCCACTGTGTACGTCACGGCTGACGATCCCCCCGGCGGCGCCCATCGGCGTTGGGCTGAACGGTTGCGCGGTCTCCCCGGCACGGCCGGTCGGCGGCGGACCGAGCAGGAGCGCGGTCCTCACCGCGGCGCCGATCAACGCCGGACCGGACGGCGGATCCGGCCACAGCGGGTTCTGCGGCGTGTGTCACGGCTGACGATCCCCCCGGCGGCGTCGGGCCGGGGCCTCGCCCCGTTCGCGCGGGCCGGCGAAGCCGTTGGGGCCCGGGTCGCTGACCTCCTTGTAGCGCAGCCGGCGGCCCGGTGTCGCTTCCTCGCCCTCGCGGGCGGCGGCGGAGCGGACGACGAGGCCCTCGGTGACCGGCGGTGCGGTGACCCTGCTGATGCCGGCGAGCGGTGCGCGCACGCGCAGGCCGAGCGAGGCCTTCAGCTCACCGCCGAGCGCCGACCACACATCGGACGCGGCGGGCGCGTCGAGCGCGGACCCGCCGGCGTCCAGCCATACCTTCAGGCCGAGTTCGGCGAGCGTGCCGGTGAGCAGCCGCTCGGGCACCGTGTCCGTGGCCACCAGCGTGGCGAGCACCTGCGAGAGCAGCCGGTGCTCGTCCTGCGGCCGGCTCGTCCACGCCGTGACCATGTACGACAGCCAGAACCAGCGCGGCGGGGAGCGCCGCGCCACCACGTACCCGTCCTCGTCGTACACCTCCCCGGCACCGGCGCCCCGCCGGGCGGCGTCCTCGCGGATGTCGTACAGGAAGACGCAGACCGTCGGGGCGCTGCGCCGCGCCGCCCAGTCCCGGGTGGGGGCGTCGAAGACGACCTCGACGCCCGACGCCTCGAGGCCCGACTCGCCGAGCAGCCGCCGCAGCCCCTCGTCGACCTCGTGGATCACCGGCGGGTCACCTCGTCGGGCGGCTGCACACTGCCCATGACCACCAGGAAGTCCGTCTTCACCGGCGAGAACCCGGGACCCCTCGCGGTGATGGTGCGCGGTCCGGTCTGGTCCTTGGCCAGGATGAGCAGCTGGCCGATGAACGTGCCGTCCCGCTTCGGAATGGTCGGCGCCGCCGCCGCGGTGATCCCCGGGTTCCACTTGAACCGCACCGGCACACCCGGCGGGAAGTCCTTGCCGCGCACCGAGGTGACGAAGCCGGGCTTGCCGATCTCCGGCACCGCGATGATGCGCGGCTGCAGGATCCGCACCCGCTCCCGGGCGGTGTTGTCGTTCCGGTCGGCATCCGTCCCGGTGGTGGTGAGGATGCCGACCGCCTGGCCCGTCGTCGCCTTCTTGGGGCTGAGGACCACCCGTACGACCGTGCTCGCGCCCGGCCTCAGGTCCGGCAGCGCACACACCCAGGCTGTGTCACAGCCCGCCGGCGGCCCGCTGTTCGCGATGCCCCTGGGCAGGCCGATCTTCAGCCGCAGCCCGGTCGCCAGCGCGTTGCGGCCGTTGCGCACGGTGTACGTCACCACGACCCGCCCGCCCACATAGCCGGGGTTCGGCTGGGCGCTGACCCGCACGCCGGGTCCGGCCTTCGGCTCCTGCGGCTCCGGGGGCACGGGGGGCTGCGGGGTCGTGGGCGGCTCGCTGGTGGGCGGCGCCGGGGTCGGGGTCGGGGTCGTCGGTGTCGGAGTGGGGCTCGGGTCCGGCGGGGGCGGCTGCTCCTCCTCGACCACCGGCACGACGGTCCGGCCCGTGTTGTCGGTGGGCTCCGGATCCAGGACCGTACCGGTGACCGACCAGTCGATCGGCGCGTCGCCGGGCGTGACGCCGGTGAGGGTCACGTCCACCGGCACGGTCGTGCCGGGTTCCACCACGCCCACGTTGCACTGGAGGGTGGCGGCGTCGCAGGTGCCCCCGGGATAGGTGATCCCGGTGATCTGCACGCCGGGCGGCGGGGCGATGGTCAGCGTGGTGCCGGGGGAGGCGGCGGGACCGTTGTTGATCACGTCGACGGTGACCGTACTGGAGTCGCCGACGGTGACCTCCGGCGCGGTGCCGGGCGCCTCGAGAGCGAGGTCCACGGACTGCTGGACGGCGGGTTCCTTCTGCCGGCCCGGGAAGTCGGTGGTGAGCGGGGTGATCGCGCCGGACTCGACGTTCAGGACGCTCAGCTTCTCGGGGCTGTTGACCGCGACCTCGGCACGCGAGCTGAACACCAGGCTCTCGCCGTCGGCCGTCCACGCGGCGTCGCGCGGCTGGAACGGGCCGGTGGCCGAGGTGTCCGGCAGCTCCCGGCCGCAGGCGCCGGGCAGGTCGATGAGGGAGGCGGGCAGCAGCACCTGGCAGTCGTCGCCCGACAGGGACGTCAGGAGGAGGCCGTTCTGCTCGTCGACCGCGCCGCCGCCGTTCTTGCGGTTGTAGGCGATGGTGAGCCCGTCCGGCGAGAACGCCGGGCTGTCGTCGATGACTTCGCAGTCGCCCGGGCAGTTGATCGCGCTCAGGTCGGTCTGCCGGCCCAGGTCGTTCACGGGCACGGTCCAGATGTGCTTGTTGCCGCCGCCCCCGTTGATCTCCATGTTGCGGGTGAAGGCGAGGGTGGTGCCGTCGGAGGACCAGGTGGGCTGGGCGTCCTGACCCTGGAGCTCCCCGGCCGGCGGGGTGATCTCGCCGGTGATCGCACCGGTGGCCGCGTCGGCGATGAGGATGCGGCTCGGTCCCGCGCCCTCACCGACGCCGCCCGGCGAAGTCCGGGTGAAGGCGAGGAACTTGCCGTCCGGGGAGAACGTCGGGTCGGTGTCCCAGTCCCCCGCGGCGCGTCCGGCGAGCGGCATGGGCGCCGCGTTGGCGCCGTCGGCGTCAACCATCCAGATCCGCTCGACGCGCTGCCCGTCGACGGTCTCGAAGCGGGTGACGACGATCCGCCGGCCGTCGGGCGTGTAGTTCTGCCGCTCGGTCCACGGGTCGTACCCGTCCCTGGGCTGGAACAGCGGGTCCTTGGCGGGATCGGTGTTGGTGTCGGCCTCCGGGTCCTCGTTGAGGATCGTCAGCCCCAGGTCGCGCGGGTCGGACCCGTCCATCCGGGCGTCCTGCAGCGTCACCACGTGCGCGGCGGAGACCTCGTCGGTACGGGTTCCCGGGTCGTCCGCCGTGGTGCGCTCCACGATCACGCCGCCGCCGTTGATCGAGCCGAGCCAGGTGGGCGAGAGGACTTCCCGGTCCTCGTTGAGCACCAGGGGAGGTTCCACGTTCGGGTCCTCGCCGGCGTGCGCGGGGAACGTGAACACGTGGTCGTAGTCGCCCTCGCAGGTGCAGGTGATCTCGGGGCTCAGGAACACCACATCGTTCCCGTCGGGCTTCCACGCTGCCGCGTGGGCACGCCAGTCGGCGAACCTGCCCGCGAACAGCGGCTCGTCGCTGGTCCCGTTCGTGATCCGCAGCGTGGGCCGCGGCTGCCCGTCGACGGTGGCCGTGGCGGTGTACGCGATCCAGTCCCGGTTGACGTCGTCGTTCACCGGGTTCCACGCGGGCTCGGTGGCGGTGCCGTTCGCGGGATCGGTGACCCGGGTCTCGGTGCCGCCCGCCAGGGACCGTACGTAGATCTGCGCTCCGGCCGACGCGTCGCTGTCACTGGAGTACGCGATCCGCTGCCCGTCCGGGGAAACCGTCGGGTCCTGCTCGTTCGCGGGGGTGTCGGTGAGCCGCGTCGGGCTGCCGGTGCCGTCGGCGCGCACCTGCCACAGGTCGCGCTGCGTCCCGCCGCCGGCGCCGTTCGCCTCGGCGGAGTCGAACAGCACGGACCGGCCGTCCGGGGTCAGTTGGGGGTGCGCCGCGTTCATGCCGCTGGTGAGCTTGCGTACGGAACCGTCGGCGGCCCGCAGATAGATCTGCGGGTTCTTCTCGTCGCGGCGGCTCGCGAAGACCAGCTGGTCGCCGACGGCGGACGGCTGGGTGTCGTAGTGGGCCGGGCCCGCCCCGAACAGCGGTGCGCTGACGTTGTCCTTGGGGTCGGAGGTGGTGGAGGTGACCCTGCCGAGACTGCGGTGCCGGGTACCGGCGTACGCGACCCGGGCGTCCGCGGCGTCGGCCGCGGCCTGCGCCCGTGGTTCGGCGCTGCCCGGTCCCGCGGCCGCCGCCACCCCGAGCAGCGGGATCAGCAGCAGCAGCGACATCCCGAGTCTCCCCAGGCGGTACCGCCCGCCGGAGCCAGCGGTTTCCATCAGGGTCCCCTTCGCAGTCTGGATGCGGCATCTGGATGTGCCCCCGCCACCCTGCACCGCCCCCGTGCGGGGCGGCAGGGCGGTGGGGACGTACCCGGGGGAAACGTGGGTGCGCTTTCGGGCAGTGCCGGGTTCCCGGAGGCCGCCGGACGGGGTGCACACGAACCCGTCGCCCCGTACACGGGACCCGTTGGCCGGACCAACCAGTCCACCGGTCCGTCAGATCAGCCCGTTGCGCAGGGCGTAGCCCACCGCGTGGGCCCGGTTGCGCAGTTGCAGTCGCGTGATGATCTCGTGCAGGACGTTCTTGACGGTCCGTTCGGAGTACGCGGTCTTGCGCGCGATCTCCGCCGTGTCCAGGCCCTCCGACACCAGACGCAGCATGTCCGCCTCGCGCGTGGTCAGCGTGGACAGTGACAGGCTCCCGGGGTCGAGTGCCGAGCGCTGGAGGTTGCCCACGTGGGAGAGCAGCTTGCCGAGCAGGTCGCCGGGCAGCACTCCCTCTCCGTTGGCTATCGCCAGGACCAGGCGCAGCAGCTGGTCCTGTTCGGCTTCGGCACGCCGCAGCACCGCCGCCACTCCGCACTCGATGACGCGTTGCAGCGCGCCGGGTCCGAGCGTGCCGATCACCAGGCCGGTGCGGGTGGCCTTGTTGTGCCGCAGCCGGTGCAGCAGGGCGACCACGTCGTCGCCGACGTCGTCGACGACCACCAGCGACACCGCGGCCCCTTCCGCGTCGACGTCGTCGACCAGGTCGACCTCGGGGCGCTGGCGCAACTGGTGGACGATGCCCACGCGCAGCACCGGATCGGCGGCGTAGACGGCGACGGTCACCCGGCCGCCCGTCCGGTCGGCTCTGGACATCCGGTGGCCGGCCTTTGCCTGGGCGGGCTCACGTGACGTGGTGTCGGACACGGCAGTGCTGTTCTCCTGTGCACATAACATCGCTTGTTACCTGTTCCAGGGTTCGTGGGGGCAAGAGTGGTTCAGGACGAGGCAACCGCCGCAAGGCGGCGCACGGGAAGCGGCGCGCCACATTAACGAGCTACCGTTACAAGGGAGTTGACATTGGCTT contains:
- a CDS encoding ATP-binding protein, which codes for MTYTVEPDVVADPAVEPLPAAIDPLWARLRAVEERVRHAVGVRRAGDPDPDDPYRGQYLTPEAAARILDEPGGLDVPGEEPWQPPAGSVLDALARRFGLSALDLDLLLVAVAPDLDARFERLYGYLNDDLTRRRPTVGLALELCGLTGAGPDRFRLAPGAPLIEGGLVEVTEPERPPLSRVLVVPDRVTAHLLGSAQPDARLAGVLAEAREDPTAEEAEVHLTAAAAMTGVGLVHLRSRGGDAEGLAAAALHAAGLRPLALDAVALARRPAEVPELARATAREARLTGAGVVLGPLESLPAEPAERARTLWTLCAALRGIPLFTHGAGGWSPEWASDTPVTLTVPAPSPERQAVRWRHALERAVGNGSATGGVTGFAPTAGGDSTTGGLARIAGDGSAPGDADRLARAAGGGATVRDVGAFARAAGDGVTAGDAGAFARAAGDGAAAGDAEELAAAVAAHRLDAGQLRRAADVAVRTAALAGRAVRPDDVRAAVRAQNGAGLDRLARRVEPGVGWDDLVLPPTTHRRLRELALRARHREQVLGQWGMRPGGGRGRGVIALFAGESGTGKTMSAEVVAADLGMDLYVVDLSTVVDKYIGETEKNLERIFTEASAVNAVLLFDEADAIFGKRSEVKDAHDRHANIESAYLLQRMESFDGIAVLTTNLRANLDEAFTRRLDVVADFPVPDAGHRLALWDRCLGDRLPRADDLDLAFCADRFELAGGSIRACAVTAAYLAAESGDPLTMRQVVTAVAQEYRKLGRLVLEGEFGPYMADAVGA
- a CDS encoding DUF4255 domain-containing protein; protein product: MIHEVDEGLRRLLGESGLEASGVEVVFDAPTRDWAARRSAPTVCVFLYDIREDAARRGAGAGEVYDEDGYVVARRSPPRWFWLSYMVTAWTSRPQDEHRLLSQVLATLVATDTVPERLLTGTLAELGLKVWLDAGGSALDAPAASDVWSALGGELKASLGLRVRAPLAGISRVTAPPVTEGLVVRSAAAREGEEATPGRRLRYKEVSDPGPNGFAGPRERGEAPARRRRGDRQP
- a CDS encoding helix-turn-helix transcriptional regulator, with product MSRADRTGGRVTVAVYAADPVLRVGIVHQLRQRPEVDLVDDVDAEGAAVSLVVVDDVGDDVVALLHRLRHNKATRTGLVIGTLGPGALQRVIECGVAAVLRRAEAEQDQLLRLVLAIANGEGVLPGDLLGKLLSHVGNLQRSALDPGSLSLSTLTTREADMLRLVSEGLDTAEIARKTAYSERTVKNVLHEIITRLQLRNRAHAVGYALRNGLI